One window from the genome of Salvelinus fontinalis isolate EN_2023a chromosome 3, ASM2944872v1, whole genome shotgun sequence encodes:
- the LOC129851291 gene encoding hatching enzyme 1.2-like, whose translation MAYLLSLSFFLLFLGLTQAHPLQLDEKDEMVFTEDPDDLVDITTRILQTNNGTTETLMEGDVMVPRTRTAIRCLWSNECLWERKKSENLVKVPYTLSSDFDSYSQGKIKYAMNTFHTKTCVRFVQRSNQRDYLSIESRSGCSSWVGKTGGKQLVSLEKRGCVYHGTIQHELLHALGFYHEQNRSDRDKYIRINWEYVERGEEPNFDKEDTDNLDIPYDYSSVMHYNRWSFSTVYRKETITPIPDATVSIGQSLEMSAIDVQRVNKLYRC comes from the coding sequence ATGGCctaccttctttctctctccttcttcctcctcttcctaggCCTCACACAGGCCCACCCTCTCCAGCTGGATGAGAAGGATGAGATGGTCTTCACAGAAGACCCAGATGATCTGGTGGACATCACCACCAGGATCCTGCAGACCAACAATGGCACCACAGAGACGCTGATGGAAGGAGACGTCatggtccccaggaccaggaccgCCATCAGGTGCTTGTGGTCCAACGAATGCCTCTGGGAGAGGAAGAAGTCAGAGAACCTCGTCAAGGTTCCTTACACGCTCAGCTCAGATTTTGACTCTTATTCCCAGGGGAAGATCAAGTACGCCATGAACACCTTCCACACCAAGACCTGCGTGCGCTTCGTCCAACGTAGCAACCAGAGGGACTACCTTAGCATCGAAAGCAGATCCGGCTGTTCTTCATGGGTTGGCAAAACCGGAGGTAAGCAGCTCGTATCCCTCGAAAAAAGAGGGTGTGTTTACCACGGTACCATCCAGCACGAGCTGCTCCACGCTCTGGGTTTCTACCACGAACAGAACAGGAGTGACCGCGACAAGTACATCAGGATCAACTGGGAGTATGTTGAACGCGGGGAGGAGCCCAACTTTGACAAAGAGGACACCGACAACCTGGACATTCCTTATGACTACTCCTCCGTCATGCATTATAATAGATGGTCGTTCAGCACTGTGTATAGAAAGGAGACGATCACTCCTATTCCTGATGCCACTGTGTCCATCGGACAGAGCTTGGAGATGTCCGCGATCGACGTTCAGAGGGTTAACAAGCTCTACAGGTGTTAA